Proteins encoded in a region of the Patagioenas fasciata isolate bPatFas1 chromosome 21, bPatFas1.hap1, whole genome shotgun sequence genome:
- the TSHB gene encoding thyrotropin subunit beta, which produces MSPFFVMSLLYGLTFGQTASLCAPSEYIIHVEKRECAFCLAINTTICAGFCMTRDSNGKKLLLKSALSQNVCTYKEMMYQTVLIPGCPRHTVPYYSYPVAVSCKCGKCNTDYSDCVHEKVRTNYCTKPQKLCNM; this is translated from the exons ATGAGTCCCTTCTTTGTGATGTCTCTCCTCTATGGCCTGACTTTTGGTCAAACAGCATCACTTTGTGCTCCTTCTGAGTATATAATCCATGTGGAGAAAAGGGAATGTGCCTTCTGCTTGGCCATCAACACCACCATCTGCGCTGGATTTTGCATGACTCGG GACAGCAACGGCAAGAAGCTGCTACTCAAAAGCGCTCTGTCCCAGAACGTGTGCACGTACAAAGAGATGATGTATCAAACGGTGCTGATTCCGGGCTGCCCTCGTCACACCGTCCCGTATTACTCCTACCCTGTGGCCGTGAGCTGCAAGTGTGGCAAATGTAACACGGATTACAGTGACTGTGTTCACGAGAAGGTGAGGACAAACTATTGCACTAAACCACAGAAGCTCTGTAACATGTAA